A stretch of the Lolium perenne isolate Kyuss_39 chromosome 3, Kyuss_2.0, whole genome shotgun sequence genome encodes the following:
- the LOC139838320 gene encoding uncharacterized protein yields the protein MASSSTASSLAASLGAPPSQKLTRSNFLFWKTLVHPALRGAQVLELLDGTDVAPVKQLEVEDSDKNKQKVPNPAYAAWVARDSTVLSWILNSLSPEILAHTIGVESTAAVWAIITNLCGSRSRSRINQLRGSLQSTKKLDMSASVFFAKMKAFASEFAAAGKPVEEDEMVGYLLDADKILGVVTAVTVPMDNAGMIDAATMATGAVMMIDAATMATGVVMMIAAVMTVVDRAAVTVVDNAGMTVAHNSDVMVAMSAGVMMEDVAADMAVSLPRATDHITSELNKLTTSEKYKGQDRVHTADGNAKSHQLPYPVSTSVSTVPFELVFSDVWGPAPASDTPPPDDDRESLSDAEHDGENLTENDEETSENSSQENVAENDELGADSEEDSPATSYSSDPEADPVSSARGRQQQQQSPHAGPAPFRVYTRRPRQPSPLRDPPVINASPTEQRMENRSPPQAPSQSRSPVRQPRSPSPIGQEPGPDSPADPHVAPASTGSSVAPPAAVAPVARMQTRLQKATGEPCSLSEALGNPKWRKSMEEEYDALLKNQTWHLVPPSSSKNLIDCKWVYRIKKRADGTIDSSSDQAIVALVKDLNKDFAIKDLGDLHYFLGIEVKKIQNRLLLTQEKYAMDILDKVGMRDCKPSPTPLSSSDSLSLVSGELLGPEDSTKYRSIVGALQYLTLTRPDIAFSVNKPSSSTFLSAFSDADWAGCIDDRRSTGGFAIFIGPNLVSWSARKQATVSRSSTEAEYKALANATAEMIWVEALLRELGVRLREKPCLWCDNLGATYLSANPIFHARTKHIEIDFHFVRERVAENRLAIKFVSSKDQVADGFTKALPVRGLLEFRRNLNLLRSLD from the exons ATGGCATCCTCATCCACCGCATCTTCTCTGGCTGCCTCTCTCGGAGCCCCACCTTCCCAGAAGCTCACCAGGTCCAATTTCCTCTTCTGGAAGACGCTTGTTCACCCTGCCCTTCGTGGTGCTCAGGTGCTAGAGCTCCTCGACGGCACTGACGTCGCACCGGTGAAGCAGCTGGAGGTGGAAGACTCAGACAAGAACAAGCAAAAAGTTCCCAACCCGGCTTATGCAGCCTGGGTGGCACGCGACTCCACGGTGCTGAGCTGGATCCTGAATTCGCTCTCGCCGGAAATCCTCGCTCACACCATCGGCGTTGAATCAACAGCCGCTGTCTGGGCAATCATCACGAACCTGTGCGGCTCTCGTTCCCGCTCCCGAATCAACCAGCTTCGCGGATCTCTTCAAAGCACCAAGAAACTGGACATGTCGGCCTCTGTCTTCTTTGCCAAGATGAAGGCCTTTGCTTCCGAGTTTGCCGCTGCAGGGAAACCAGTTGAAGAAGATGAGATGGTTGGGTACCTG CTCGACGCGGACAAGATACTGGGCGTGGTGACCGCGGTGACCGTGCCTATGGACAACGCTGGGATGATCGATGCCGCGACGATGGCGACAGGCGCCGTGATGATGATCGACGCCGCGACGATGGCGACAGGCGTCGTGATGATGATCGCCGCCGTGATGACGGTGGTGGACAGGGCCGCCGTGACGGTGGTGGACAACGCTGGGATGACCGTCGCCCACAACAGCGACGTGATGGTGGCTATGAGCGCCGGCGTGATGATGGAGGACGTCGCCGCGGACATGGCCGTGTCCCTACCCC GAGCAACCGACCACATCACAAGCGAGTTAAACAAGCTCACCACCAGCGAGAAGTACAAGGGACAAGACCGCGTCCACACTGCCGATGGCAATG CTAAGAGTCATCAGTTGCCATATCCTGTGTCCACCAGTGTGTCCACAGTTCCTTTTGAACTTGTgttctctgatgtatggggtccagcACCTGCCTCT GATACACCTCCACCTGATGATGATCGTGAATCTCTATCCGATGCTGAACACGATGGTGAAAATCTGACTGAAAATGACGAAGAAACGAGTGAGAACAGCTCCCAGGAAAATGTTGCAGAAAACGACGAACTGGGCGCTGACTCTGAGGAGGATTCTCCTGCAACCTCGTACTCCTCGGATCCCGAGGCGGATCCTGTCTCCTCTGCGCGCGGgagacagcagcagcagcagtccCCGCATGCTGGCCCTGCCCCGTTCCGCGTCTACACGCGTCGCCCGCGCCAGCCGTCCCCGCTGCGGGACCCGCCAGTAATCAATGCCTCTCCGACAGAACAACGCATGGAGAATCGGTCGCCGCCTCAGGCCCCGTCGCAGTCCCGCTCTCCTGTGCGTCAGCCACGGTCTCCTTCACCGATTGGCCAGGAACCTGGCCCAGATTCTCCTGCAGATCCCCATGTTGCTCCTGCCTCCACCGGATCTTCTGTGGCTCCTCCCGCTGCAGTAGCTCCTGTAGCAAGAATGCAAACTCGGCTACAAAAAG CTACAGGTGAACCTTGTTCTCTTTCGGAGGCTCTTGGAAATCCCAAATGGCGCAAATCAATGGAGGAGGAATATGATGCATTGCTTAAAAATCAAACTTGGCACTTGGTACCACCTAGCTCAAGTAAAAACCTGATTGATTGCAAGTGGGTGTATCGCATCAAGAAACGGGCAGATGGCACCATTGACAG TTCTTCAGATCAGGCCATTGTTGCTTTGGTTAAGGATTTGAATAAGGATTTTGCTATCAAGGATCTTGGTGACTTACATTACTTCTTGGGAATTGAGGTGAAGAAAATACAGAATAGATTGTTGCTCACACAAGAAAAGTATGCTATGGATATATTGGATAAAGTTGGAATGCGAGATTGTAAGCCTTCTCCTACACCATTATCTTCTTCGGATTCTCTTTCTCTTGTATCAGGAGAGCTTCTAGGTCCTGAAGATAGTACAAAATATCGCAGCATTGTTGGTGCTTTGCAATATCTCACACTCACACGACCTGATATTGCTTTCTCAGTTAATAAG CCTTCTTCTTCTACATTCTTGAGTGCTTTCTCAGATGCAGATTGGGCTGGTTGTATTGATGACAGACGCTCCACAGGAGGTTTTGCAATATTTATTGGACCAAACTTAGTTTCCTGGAGTGCAAGGAAGCAAGCTACAGTGTCAAGATCAAGTACTGAGGCTGAATACAAGGCACTAGCAAATGCTACAGCAGAGATGATATGGGTTGAGGCACTTCTAAGAGAGCTTGGTGTTAGGCTCAGAGAAAAACCATGCTTATGGTGTGACAATCTTGGTGCTACATATCTTTCAGCAAATCCAATATTTCATGCTCGTACAAAACACATTGAAATCGATTTCCACTTTGTCAGAGAACGAGTGGCAGAGAATAGGCTTGCTATCAAGTTTGTCTCTAGTAAAGATCAAGTTGCTGATGGCTTTACCAAGGCTTTACCAGTTAGAGGTCTTTTAGAATTTAGGCGTAATCTAAATCTTCTTCGCAGTTTAGATTAA
- the LOC127346081 gene encoding uncharacterized protein, protein MAAAVAEHGQANGQTLEHGWAFWLVSPQVEARRQVASERTVHTFSTVDEFWSLYNNILHPSKLGVGADLYCLKDKIEPKLGDPICANGGKWTISCGKGKSDTLWVHTLLPLIGGRFECGDEICGAVLSVRGTQDMIAVWTKDSANEPAQQIISNQWKEFMDYKDSIEFIVHDSSATTVQCWSTKLPQDLFGLIYNRVPDPRSRVRFAAVCKSWFATAARHPVPPALPWLLLLPRDGNKMKRLYCHEDNQILRVPALRCFIDHWFIGCHEGGWVATYDPGPFKIVNLFSGFEVALSEKQKWIPRSGRLCKTMIWNIIFSKPPTSSDCILAAITDVSPLALCRVGCPDGGWTIQERRYSVRLADITFWNGELYGLTLEYFDLVKLEIGINKDGAPLVTGVNRPAVTTEHQVPPHDVWYKKVDVSYIFELNGKLGMAVKFPWSPNFRPYFKVFNLVDVDTGEGMAYRTFKWEEVKSLGDFALFLGPNCSRAVHVPEHRHGGVQRNRIYYIHRSCLGRNVVPEDDLVFLAISNNDGDPVYFKEDDHDGVDMIRAVGYYARRGPYPPMWLLPPDF, encoded by the exons ATGGCGGCCGCCGTCGCCGAGCACGGGCAGGCTAACGGCCAAACGCTCGAGCACGGCTGGGCCTTCTGGCTCGTCAGCCCGCAGGTGGAGGCCAGAAGGCAGGTCGCCTCGGAGAGGACCGTCCACACCTTCTCCACCGTCGACGAATTCTGGAG CCTTTACAACAATATCCTCCACCCTAGCAAATTGGGCGTGGGAGCTGACCTCTACTGCCTCAAGGATAAGATTGAGCCGAAATTGGGAGACCCCATTTGTGCTAATGGAGGTAAATGGACCATCAGTTGTGGCAAAGGGAAATCTGACACATTGTGGGTGCATACA TTGCTGCCGTTGATTGGTGGACGATTCGAATGTGGGGATGAAATTTGTGGTGCAGTCCTCAGCGTGCGTGGGACACAGGACATGATAGCTGTATGGACTAAAGATTCTGCTAATGAACCTGCTCAG CAAATCATCAGCAATCAGTGGAAGGAAtttatggattacaaggactccaTTGAGTTTATCGTTCATGATAGTAGTGCAACGACGGTACAATGCTGGTCTACCAAGCTTCCACAAGATCTCTTCGGTCTCATCTACAACAGGGTGCCGGATCCACGCAGCCGCGTGCGTTTTGCTGCTGTCTGCAAGTCGTGGTTTGCTACAGCTGCACGGCATCCCGTTCCACCCGCACTCCCGTGGCTGCTCCTCTTGCCACGCGATGGCAACAAGATGAAGCGCCTTTACTGTCATGAGGACAACCAGATCCTGCGTGTCCCGGCCCTGAGATGTTTCATCGACCACTGGTTCATTGGCTGTCACGAAGGTGGATGGGTTGCCACGTATGATCCGGGCCCTTTCAAAATCGTGAACCTCTTCTCAGGCTTTGAGGTGGCACTCTCTGAGAAGCAGAAGTGGATTCCCCGCTCTGGCCGCCTTTGCAAAACAATGATTTGGAATATCATATTCTCCAAACCACCCACTTCGAGCGACTGTATCCTCGCCGCCATCACGGATGTTTCTCCTCTTGCGCTCTGTAGGGTTGGCTGTCCAGATGGTGGGTGGACGATACAAGAACGAAGATACAGTGTCAGGCTTGCGGATATCACCTTCTGGAATGGCGAGCTCTATGGCCTCACGCTAGAGTACTTTGACCTTGTGAAGTTGGAGATCGGCATAAACAAAGATGGTGCGCCACTGGTCACGGGTGTCAATCGGCCGGCGGTCACCACAGAGCACCAGGTGCCCCCTCATGATGTCTGGTACAAAAAGGTGGATGTCAGTTACATTTTTGAACTGAATGGCAAGCTTGGGATGGCTGTGAAGTTCCCGTGGTCACCCAACTTCAGACCTTACTTCAAGGTGTTTAATCTCGTTGACGTCGACACCGGTGAGGGGATGGCATATCGCACGTTCAAATGGGAAGAGGTGAAAAGCTTGGGTGACTTCGCCCTATTTTTGGGTCCAAATTGCTCGAGGGCTGTGCACGTGCCGGAGCACAGGCATGGTGGTGTGCAGAGAAACCGCATCTACTACATCCACCGTAGTTGCTTAGGGAGGAATGTGGTCCCGGAGGATGACCTGGTGTTTTTGGCAATCTCGAACAACGATGGTGACCCTGTGTACTTCAAGGAAGATGACCATGATGGTGTGGATATGATCAGGGCGGTAGGATACTACGCGAGGAGAGGTCCTTATCCTCCCATGTGGCTTCTCCCTCCAGATTTTTAG
- the LOC127346078 gene encoding uncharacterized protein, protein MARQHIVVLLAALVAFCALAAAVDGAGVKGSGTPPRTPPNTKMIRPGKKNQVSSCDNTKDHIKPCNATCPNRCADECFVQCSPDEALNCKTFCLCDFYGVCGDPRFMGADGNDFYFHGKKDQDFCIISDTDLHINTHFIGKTNPTMTRDFTWIQALGILFADHRLYMGAQKTIKWDDNVDRLELTFDGMPIEIPAEVDGHWQSTEVPALTIRRTSTANGLRVQLKGVFDIIAKVVPITEKDSLIHNYGVTEDDCLAHFDLGFRFYDLTDDVHGVLGQTYRTDYVNKLSVSANMPVMGGASTYVSSDIFATDCKVARFGRHAGISMVTGQAN, encoded by the exons ATGGCTCGGCAGCATATCGTTGTACTGCTCGCCGCTTTGGTGGCCTTCTGCGCCTTGGCAGCCGCCGTGGACGGCGCCGGCGTGAAGGGCTCAGGGACGCCTCCGAGGACGCCACCCAACACCAAGATGATCCGCCCGGGGAAGAAGAACCAGGTATCCAGCTGTGACAACACCAAGGACCACATCAAGCCTTGCAACGCCACCTGCCCCAACCGCTGCGCCGACGAGTGCTTCGTCCAATGCTCACCAGACGAGGCTCTGAACTGCAAGACATTCTGCC TGTGCGACTTCTACGGTGTCTGCGGAGACCCGCGGTTCATGGGCGCCGACGGCAACGACTTCTACTTCCATGGCAAGAAGGACCAGGACTTCTGCATCATCTCCGACACCGACCTCCACATCAACACCCACTTCATCGGCAAGACCAACCCTACCATGACCCGTGACTTCACCTGGATCCAGGCTCTCGGCATCCTCTTCGCCGACCACCGCTTGTACATGGGCGCCCAGAAGACCATCAAGTGGGATGACAATGTTGACCGCCTCGAGCTCACCTTCGACGGCATGCCCATCGAAATCCCTGCCGAGGTTGATGGACACTGGCAATCAACAGAAGTGCCCGCATTGACCATCAGGAGGACCTCTACCGCCAATGGCCTCAGGGTCCAGCTCAAGGGAGTGTTCGACATCATCGCCAAGGTGGTGCCCATCACGGAAAAGGACTCTCTCATCCACAACTATGGAGTGACTGAGGACGACTGCCTCGCCCACTTCGACCTTGGGTTCAGGTTCTATGACTTAACCGATGATGTGCACGGTGTGCTCGGGCAGACCTACCGCACTGACTACGTCAACAAGCTTAGCGTGAGCGCCAACATGCCAGTTATGGGTGGTGCATCTACCTACGTTTCTTCCGACATCTTCGCAACCGACTGCAAGGTCGCTAGGTTCGGCCGCCATGCCGGAATCTCCATGGTTACTGGTCAGGCTAACTAA